The Elaeis guineensis isolate ETL-2024a chromosome 13, EG11, whole genome shotgun sequence genome includes a region encoding these proteins:
- the LOC105060578 gene encoding cyclin-D3-1 encodes MLPSYDYMSSILLCAEDNSSILGFDAEEEVQLTRPGWVAQEGGGSYGDSLMVFPLQSDEFLARLVERESEYLPRGDYAERLRSGFLDLSIRREAIDWILKVHANYSFGPLSAYLSVNYLDRFLSTYELPQGKAWTTQLLSVACLSLATKMEETEVPLLLDLQVGESKYVFEARTIQRMELLLLSTLKWRMQAVTPFSFIDYFLHKFNDGNSPTKLSVSQSMELILSTIRGTDFLAFRPSEIAAAVALSVLGETQTVDVDKGVSCCIHIAKERVLRCYEVVQEIILMRNSQLKNDSPSVSSVPQSPIAVLDAACLSYKSEDITVGSHATCHHASPAGKRRKISRSSIS; translated from the exons ATGCTTCCAAGCTATGACTACATGTCCTCCATCCTCCTCTGCGCGGAGGACAACAGCAGCATCCTGGGCTTTGATGCGGAGGAGGAAGTCCAGCTGACGAGGCCCGGCTGGGTCGCACAAGAAGGGGGCGGTTCGTATGGGGATTCCTTGATGGTTTTCCCTCTCCAGTCTGATGAGTTCTTGGCTCGGTTGGTGGAGAGAGAATCCGAGTATCTGCCGAGGGGGGATTACGCCGAAAGGCTGCGCTCCGGGTTCCTCGACCTGTCCATCAGAAGAGAAGCCATCGACTGGATTTTGAAG GTTCATGCCAATTATAGTTTCGGACCTTTGAGTGCTTATTTGTCTGTGAATTACTTGGATCGATTCCTCTCCACCTATGAGCTTCCT CAAGGCAAGGCTTGGACGACGCAATTATTGTCGGTGGCATGCTTGTCATTAGCGACCAAGATGGAGGAAACTGAAGTTCCTCTATTGCTGGATTTGCAG GTTGGCGAGTCAAAATATGTATTCGAGGCTAGGACTATTCAGAGAATGGAGCTTCTGTTGCTGAGCACCCTCAAATGGAGGATGCAAGCAGTGACTCCTTTCTCTTTTATAGACTATTTCCTTCACAAGTTCAATGATGGTAATTCTCCAACCAAGTTATCGGTATCCCAATCCATGGAGCTCATCTTGAGCACAATTAgag GGACTGATTTCTTGGCATTCAGACCTTCAGAAATTGCTGCAGCTGTTGCGCTTTCGGTGTTGGGAGAAACCCAAACTGTGGATGTTGACAAGGGTGTGTCTTGTTGCATACACATAGCAAAG GAGCGAGTGTTGAGATGCTATGAAGTGGTTCAAGAGATCATACTGATGAGGAATAGTCAACTTAAAAATGATAGCCCATCAGTTTCTTCGGTGCCACAGAGCCCAATTGCGGTGTTAGATGCCGCATGCCTGAGCTATAAGAGCGAAGATATAACTGTTGGGTCACATGCAACATGTCATCATGCTTCTCCAGCTGGCAAGAGGAGGAAAATAAGCAGATCTTCAATCTCATGA
- the LOC109504808 gene encoding LOW QUALITY PROTEIN: SNW/SKI-interacting protein A (The sequence of the model RefSeq protein was modified relative to this genomic sequence to represent the inferred CDS: inserted 3 bases in 3 codons; deleted 1 base in 1 codon; substituted 2 bases at 2 genomic stop codons) yields MATLKELLPMAKSTGASHYDHSKDPWFKERYSSSSDPSRSSVVKPTPVPPYGKRSGFVPRKPEDFGDGGAFPEIHVAQYPLGMGRKDEKLGSKILPXTVDSQGNVAFDAIVKQNENASKIVYSQHKDLIPKLVSEEEKHEEEFEKEIEETIERTKAALEKIVNVRLSAAQPKNVPIQSSESKFIKYKPSQQSAAFNSGAKERIIRMVEMPVDPLEPPKFKHKRVPKASGSPPVPVMHSPPRPVTVKDQQDWKIPPCISNWKNPKGYTIPLDKRLAADGRGLQEVQINDNFAKLSEALYVAEQKAREAVAMRXKIQKELMLKEKERKEQELRALAQKARSRGLASLLPLCPCAADKNMLDDDIRVEPHEXRKETREEREERLQRDKIREERRHERERERRLEAKEAAMGKKSKITRDRDHDISEKVALGMANVGAGRTGEVMYDQRLFNQDKGMESGFATDDQYNIYDKGLFTTQPTLSTLYRPKKDADADMYGXADEQLEKIMKTDRFKPDKAFTGASERPSGSKRERPVEFEKPEENDPFGLDQFLTEVKKGKRXMEKIGGGGTMKASAGSSTRDDHEGGGSGRTRIAFERGR; encoded by the exons ATGGCGACGCTCAAGGAGCTCCTCCCCATGGCGAAATCCACCGGCGCATCCCACTATGACCACTCGAAGGACCCATGGTTTAAGGAGAGGTACAGCTCCTCCTCGGATCCCTCCCGATCCTCCGTGGTCAAGCCTACACCAGTCCCGCCCTATGGTAAGCGCTCGGGCTTCGTTCCTCGGAAGCCGGAGGACTTCGGCGATGGGGGTGCCTTCCCTGAAATCCATGTTGCCCAATACCCACTCGGCATGGGCAGGAAGGACGAGAAGCTCGGCTCTAAGATCCTTC TCACTGTCGATTCCCAGGGGAATGTGGCATTTGATGCGATCGTGAAGCAGAACGAGAATGCATCAAAGATTGTGTACTCCCAGCATAAAGATCTTATCCCGAAGTTGGTGTCAGAAGAAGAGAAGCATGAGGAAGAGTTTGAGAAGGAGATCGAGGAGACTATCGAACGGACAAAGGCTGCTTTGGAGAAGATTGTTAATGTTAGGCTGAGTGCTGCACAGCCGAAGAATGTCCCCATCCAGTCATCAGAATCGAAGTTTATCAAGTACAAACCCTCCCAGCAATCTGCAGCGTTCAATTCTGGTGCGAAAGAAAGGATCATTCGGATGGTTGAGATGCCTGTGGACCCACTTGAGCCCCCCAAGTTCAAGCACAAGAGGGTCCCGAAGGCATCAGGTTCTCCTCCAGTGCCAGTCATGCACTCCCCACCTCGTCCTGTCACCGTGAAGGATCAGCAAGACTGGAAGATTCCACCTTGCATCTCGAATTGGAAGAACCCGAAAGGTTACACGATCCCCTTGGACAAGCGTTTGGCTGCTGATGGAAGGGGTCTTCAGGAAGTGCAGATAAATGACAACTTTGCAAAGCTCTCGGAGGCTTTATATGTGGCAGAGCAGAAGGCTAGAGAAGCTGTTGCAATGAGATGAAAGATTCAGAAGGAGCTGATGCtgaaggaaaaagaaaggaaggagcaAGAGCTCCGTGCACTAGCTCAGAAGGCCCGATCAAGAGGACTGGCATCGCTCCTGCCCCTG TGCCCCTGTGCTGCGGACAAGAATATGCTTGATGATGATATCAGAGTGGAGCCCCATGAGTAGCGGAAGGAGACTAGGGAGGAAAGGGAAGAGAGGCTGCAGCGTGATAAGATTCGTGAGGAACGGAGGCatgagagggagagggaaagaaggTTGGAAGCTAAGGAAGCTGCAATGGGAAAGAAGAGTAAGATCACAAGGGACAGGGACCATGATATTAGTGAGAAGGTTGCTCTTGGTATGGCTAATGTTGGAGCGGGACGCACTGGGGAGGTTATGTATGACCAGAGGCTGTTTAACCAGGACAAGGGAATGGAGTCTGGATTTGCTACTGATGACCAGTACAACATTTATGATAAGGGCCTGTTTACAACTCAGCCTACACTTTCAACGCTTTACAGGCCCAAGAAGGATGCTGATGCAGATATGTATG GGGCTGATGAGCAGCTGGAGAAGATTATGAAGACTGATAGGTTCAAGCCTGACAAGGCTTTCACAGGTGCTTCTGAGAGGCCATCTGGTAGCAAGAGAGAGAGACCAGTAGAGTTTGAAAAGCCAGAAGAGAATGATCCCTTCGGGTTGGATCAGTTCTTAACAGAGGTGAAGAAGGGTAAAA CAATGGAAAAGATTGGTGGTGGAGGAACCATGAAAGCAAGTGCAGGGTCTTCAACGAGAGATGACCATGAGGGAGGAGGATCTGGAAGGACTCGCATTGCATTTGAAAGAGGACGTTGA